From one Candidatus Zixiibacteriota bacterium genomic stretch:
- a CDS encoding pyridoxal phosphate-dependent aminotransferase family protein → MFEKCRQFTTADEVKAAGFYPYFHPLSSAPGNEVVVDGRKLIMIGSNNYLGLTNDPRVMAAAADAAKKYGSGCTGSRFLNGTLDLHIELEERLARFMKREAALIFSTGFQTNLGTISCLVGKNDYLVIDRSDHASIVDGCRLSFGKTLKFSHNDMPDLDRILKNIAENGARGGILIVVDGVFSMEGDIIDLPNLVKVASKYGARIMVDDAHSIGVLGEGGRGTAEHFGLINDVDITMGTFSKSFASLGGFIAADERVINFIKHFSRELIFSASIPPSSTAAVLAALDIIETEPERRHNLWKNARRMQTELKRLGYDIGSSQTPIIPVLIGEDMDTFKFWKALFDNGVFANPIISPAVAPGRALIRTSYTATHTDEHLDRVLEVFEKIGKKMGIIS, encoded by the coding sequence CTGTTTGAGAAATGTCGGCAATTCACTACCGCCGATGAAGTTAAGGCGGCCGGATTTTATCCCTACTTTCATCCCCTGTCCTCCGCTCCCGGCAACGAAGTGGTCGTTGACGGCCGCAAGCTTATCATGATCGGCTCCAATAACTACCTCGGGCTGACCAATGACCCCCGGGTGATGGCGGCCGCCGCCGATGCCGCCAAGAAATACGGCTCCGGATGCACTGGCTCCCGGTTCCTCAATGGCACGCTCGACCTTCATATCGAGCTGGAAGAACGTCTTGCCCGGTTCATGAAACGGGAAGCGGCGCTTATCTTCTCCACCGGATTTCAGACCAATCTCGGCACTATCTCCTGCCTGGTCGGCAAGAACGACTACCTGGTCATTGACCGTTCCGACCATGCCTCAATTGTTGACGGGTGCCGTCTCTCCTTCGGCAAAACCCTCAAATTCAGCCATAATGATATGCCGGACCTCGACCGGATATTGAAAAATATCGCCGAAAACGGCGCTCGCGGCGGAATCCTGATTGTAGTCGATGGCGTCTTCTCAATGGAGGGCGACATTATCGACCTTCCTAATCTGGTGAAGGTCGCCAGCAAGTACGGCGCCCGCATCATGGTAGATGACGCCCACTCTATCGGTGTGCTGGGCGAGGGAGGCCGCGGCACCGCCGAGCATTTCGGGCTGATAAATGACGTCGATATCACGATGGGCACTTTTTCCAAGTCCTTCGCCTCGCTGGGCGGATTTATCGCCGCCGATGAACGGGTGATAAATTTCATCAAGCATTTCTCCCGCGAACTGATTTTCTCCGCCTCCATTCCCCCGTCGTCCACCGCCGCAGTCCTTGCCGCCCTCGATATCATTGAGACCGAGCCGGAGCGACGTCACAACCTCTGGAAAAACGCCCGCCGTATGCAGACCGAATTGAAACGTCTCGGCTATGATATCGGCAGTTCTCAGACTCCCATTATCCCGGTCCTTATCGGGGAAGATATGGATACCTTCAAGTTCTGGAAGGCGCTTTTCGATAACGGCGTTTTTGCCAATCCGATAATTTCGCCGGCGGTCGCTCCCGGAAGAGC